Within the Acidobacteriota bacterium genome, the region GCGTTCTTCCCCAACGGCGGCCACGAGCATACAATCCGACTCAACTTCTCCAACATGCCGGAGGAGCGGATCTGCGAAGGTATCCAGCGGCTGGCACGGGTGATCCGCGACTCCCTGGCCGCCGCACCCGTTGCAGAAACCGCTTCGGTCGACGCCCGGGCATGAGTGACTTTCTCACAAGGTAACAGACATGACCCAACCCATTTACCAGGCCGATGCGTTCACCGCCGAGCCCTTTGCCGGCAATCCGGCCGGTGTCTGTCCGCTGAAAACCGGCCGGCCCGACACATGGCTTCAAGCCGTGGCACAGGAGATGAACCTGTCCGAGACCGCCTTCCTGCTGCCTGCGACAGACGGCTTTCGCCTGCGCTGGTTCACACCCACGGTGGAGGTGAACCTGTGTGGACACGCCACCCTGGCCAGTGCGCACATCCTGTGGACGGAAGGGTACGCCGACCCGGCACGGGAGCTCCGCTTCCACACCCGGAGCGGACTCCTCACCGCCCGCTCCGACGGTGACTGGATCGAGCTGGACTTTCCCGCCCGCACGGAGAATCCCGTGGAGCCGCCGGACGGCCTCGAGGAAGCGTTGGGCGTCCGAGTCGCCTATGCGGGGCGGAATGTGGACGATCTGGTGGTCCTCCTGGAGAATGAAGACGCTGTCTGGGCTGCCCAGCCCGACTTTGCCGCGCTGCGCCGGCTGCCCGTTCGAGGCGTGACCGTCACCGCGGCCGCCGATGACCCACGCTTCGACTTCGTGTCCCGGTTTTTCGCCCCGGCGGTGGGCGTGAACGAAGATCCGGTCACGGGCTCGGCCCATTGCTGTCTGGCGCCCTTCTGGCGGGCTCGCCTGGGCAAGGACGCCATGACCGGTTTTCAGGCCTCGACACGGGGCGGTGTGGTCCGGGTTCGGGTGGCCGGCGACCGCGTCAAGCTGAGCGGGCAGGCGGTCACGGTGATCCGCGGCACGCTGACAGACTAATCCTCGGCACTTTCCGCCATCATCTTTGCCCATCAGCACGCCACATCGGTTGGGGGTGGCGATCCATGCCCAACTGTGCTGAAATAGCCTGTTACGCAACCAGTTTTTCGAGGAGGCATCATGACGGAGCGGTTCATCGACCTGCGGTCCGACACCGTGACCCGGCCGACGCCGGCCATGCGGCAGGCCATGTTTACGGCCGAAGTGGGCGACGATGTCATCGGCGAGGACCCCACCATCCACCGGCTGGAAGCGCTGGCCGCGGAAATGACGGGCCGGGAGGCGGCACTGTTTGTCCCCAGCGGCACTTTCGGCAACCAGGTGTGCATCATGACCCACTGCCGGCCCGGCCATGAGGTGATTGTGTCGGAGCTGGGACACATCGTCCAGCACGAGGTGGGCGGCGCCGCGGTGCTCTCCGCCGTGCAGCTGCGGACCATCTGGCCGCGGGGGAGCGCCATCACCTGGGCGGAGATCGAGCCGCGCATCCGGCGGGGCGACGACATCCACTTCCCGGACACCGGGCTCATCGCACTGGAAAACGCCGTCTGGGACGGCACCGTCCAGCCCCTCGAGGAAATGGCGGAGATCCACGAGAATGCCCGTCGCCTCGGCATCCCCGTGCACCTGGACGGAGCCCGGATCTTCAACGCCGCCGCCAGCCTTGGCGTGCCGGCTGCGGCGATCGCCCGCCTGGCCGACTCAGTCATGTTTTGCCTGTCCAAGGGGCTGGCCGCTCCGGTGGGTTCCATAGTGGCGGGCGACGCCGATTTCATCCACCGCGCCCGCAAGATGCGCAAGCTCATGGGTGGCGGCATGCGCCAAGCGGGGATCCTCGCCGCCGCCGGCATCGTGGCGCTGACGGAGATGGTACCGCGGCTGTCCGACGATCACCGCCAGGCGCAGCGGCTGGCGGCGGCCTTGGCCGCGCGGCCGGAGTTGGAGCTGGCTCCGGACCGGGTGGACATCAACATGGTGTTCGTCCGTTTCCGGACCGGTTGCGGCGCGGAGCCCGAAGCGCGATTCGTCGCGGCACTGCGCCGTCGCGGCATTCTGACCTACCCGCCGGAGGGCGGTCGGGTGCGTTTTGTCATTCACCACGACGTAACCGCCGCAGACATCGACTGCGTCATCACCAGCCTGGACCCGGCACTGGCCGAAGTGCGGGCCGGCCGCTGCTAGGGGAGGGCGCCATGGCCTGGATCTACCTGCTCATCGCCGGCGGCTGCGAGATCACCTGGGCGGTGGC harbors:
- a CDS encoding PhzF family phenazine biosynthesis protein, yielding MTQPIYQADAFTAEPFAGNPAGVCPLKTGRPDTWLQAVAQEMNLSETAFLLPATDGFRLRWFTPTVEVNLCGHATLASAHILWTEGYADPARELRFHTRSGLLTARSDGDWIELDFPARTENPVEPPDGLEEALGVRVAYAGRNVDDLVVLLENEDAVWAAQPDFAALRRLPVRGVTVTAAADDPRFDFVSRFFAPAVGVNEDPVTGSAHCCLAPFWRARLGKDAMTGFQASTRGGVVRVRVAGDRVKLSGQAVTVIRGTLTD
- a CDS encoding threonine aldolase, yielding MTERFIDLRSDTVTRPTPAMRQAMFTAEVGDDVIGEDPTIHRLEALAAEMTGREAALFVPSGTFGNQVCIMTHCRPGHEVIVSELGHIVQHEVGGAAVLSAVQLRTIWPRGSAITWAEIEPRIRRGDDIHFPDTGLIALENAVWDGTVQPLEEMAEIHENARRLGIPVHLDGARIFNAAASLGVPAAAIARLADSVMFCLSKGLAAPVGSIVAGDADFIHRARKMRKLMGGGMRQAGILAAAGIVALTEMVPRLSDDHRQAQRLAAALAARPELELAPDRVDINMVFVRFRTGCGAEPEARFVAALRRRGILTYPPEGGRVRFVIHHDVTAADIDCVITSLDPALAEVRAGRC